A genomic window from Flavobacterium sp. I3-2 includes:
- a CDS encoding DUF3817 domain-containing protein translates to MIHLFKTKIGRLRIIGFFEGVSLLVLIFIASPMKHYFDNPAFSKILGPIHGAIFLLFLFNTLSVAVEQNWKFKTTTWKIILACFIPFGTFYIDHKILNKL, encoded by the coding sequence ATGATACATTTATTCAAAACAAAAATCGGAAGATTACGCATTATTGGTTTTTTTGAAGGAGTTTCCTTACTGGTGCTCATTTTTATTGCGTCACCGATGAAACATTATTTTGACAATCCAGCTTTTTCAAAGATTCTTGGACCAATTCACGGAGCTATATTTTTACTATTCCTCTTCAATACTTTAAGTGTAGCTGTAGAGCAGAATTGGAAATTTAAAACCACGACCTGGAAAATTATTTTGGCTTGTTTTATTCCATTCGGAACGTTTTACATTGACCATAAAATTTTAAACAAACTATGA
- a CDS encoding TetR/AcrR family transcriptional regulator, with protein MTKASTTRNTILQKAFELIYTKGYQTTSIDEIIATTKVTKGAFYYHFKTKDEMGLAIINEILKPTMKNDFIKPLQNAKNPIKEIYDMTKALLLENPFLKLEYGCPAGNLTQEMTPWNIEFGKALAELTLEWQQTIENSIKIAKENGTVRDSVNPQQVAYFIMSGYWGIRNFGKVYNNTDCYHSYLKELKIYLNSLG; from the coding sequence ATGACAAAAGCATCCACAACACGGAATACAATTCTTCAAAAAGCATTTGAATTGATTTATACCAAAGGCTATCAAACGACAAGTATTGATGAAATTATTGCTACAACCAAAGTTACAAAAGGTGCATTTTACTATCATTTCAAGACCAAAGATGAAATGGGTTTGGCAATAATTAATGAAATTTTGAAACCGACAATGAAAAATGATTTCATTAAACCATTGCAAAATGCTAAAAATCCAATCAAGGAAATTTACGATATGACGAAAGCATTACTTCTTGAAAATCCGTTTCTAAAGCTAGAGTATGGTTGTCCGGCAGGAAATTTAACACAGGAAATGACTCCCTGGAATATTGAATTTGGAAAAGCTCTGGCTGAACTTACTTTAGAATGGCAACAAACAATAGAAAATAGTATAAAAATCGCCAAAGAAAATGGAACGGTAAGAGATAGTGTAAATCCGCAGCAGGTAGCCTATTTTATTATGTCGGGATATTGGGGAATCAGAAATTTTGGTAAGGTTTATAATAATACTGACTGTTACCATTCGTACCTAAAAGAGCTAAAAATTTATCTAAATAGCTTAGGATAA
- a CDS encoding OsmC family peroxiredoxin: protein METKIKAVWQGSFKEGKGQFNVNDSAINNTTFKPSFAKYNESFTNPEQLLASAHAACYTMTLSYILSENGFSADNQIETTVSLALNNNVITKSILTVQAKIADITKEQFQNFALKAKEMCPVGNALNVEISLEATLVS, encoded by the coding sequence ATGGAAACAAAGATTAAAGCCGTCTGGCAAGGAAGTTTTAAAGAAGGAAAAGGACAGTTTAATGTAAATGATTCTGCAATAAATAATACAACTTTCAAACCTTCATTTGCTAAATACAATGAAAGTTTTACAAATCCGGAACAATTACTGGCTTCCGCTCACGCTGCCTGTTATACAATGACGTTGAGTTACATTCTATCAGAAAACGGGTTTTCTGCTGATAATCAAATTGAAACAACCGTCTCATTAGCGCTGAACAACAATGTAATTACAAAATCAATTTTGACCGTACAAGCTAAGATCGCTGATATAACAAAGGAACAGTTCCAAAATTTTGCCTTGAAAGCCAAAGAAATGTGTCCTGTGGGTAATGCCCTTAATGTTGAAATTAGTTTAGAAGCTACTTTGGTATCATAA
- a CDS encoding rhodanese-like domain-containing protein, which translates to MKTIYIILGAILLIYISYRTYRFVKLDNGLSEKIENGAIILDVRTEYEYKTGHIDGSINIPLGTIRERYLELDTNKTYITTCSHGLRSVKVETLLKEKGYKNVFNGGAWSDLEKIVIEQKGGK; encoded by the coding sequence ATGAAAACGATATACATTATTTTGGGTGCAATTCTTTTAATCTATATTTCTTACCGCACCTATCGCTTTGTGAAACTTGACAACGGACTTTCCGAAAAGATAGAAAATGGAGCAATAATTTTAGATGTTCGAACCGAATACGAGTATAAAACAGGTCATATTGATGGTTCGATAAATATCCCACTAGGAACAATTCGGGAAAGATACCTTGAACTTGACACCAATAAAACCTACATCACTACTTGTTCTCATGGTTTGAGAAGTGTAAAAGTGGAGACGCTTTTAAAGGAAAAAGGATATAAAAATGTTTTTAATGGTGGAGCTTGGTCTGATCTTGAAAAAATTGTAATCGAACAAAAAGGTGGCAAATGA